Proteins found in one Candidatus Margulisiibacteriota bacterium genomic segment:
- the fabF gene encoding beta-ketoacyl-ACP synthase II encodes MSLPNERRVVVTGIGVVAPNGIGREAFWQGLKTGLNCVDNISFFDTSEHPSKVAAEIRNFKAENYVPLKKIKKMDRSTHMGIAAGLEAMADSRLPINDKTATNIGCIIGTGAGGMGFAEHEMSVYFKEGLKKVNPYAAISVFCGAIPSEIAIQLGIKGPNIAVSNGCTSSNDAIGLAYNTVKAGTVDAVLTGGVDACVTPAIVGSFCRINALSTKRNHDPKKASRPFNLDRDGFVMSEGAWLFVFEELQSALKRGAKIYAEMVGYGSTCDAYHMTAPAPDSEQTARAMQVALKTAGLVPGKIDYIVAHGTSTPLNDKNETKAIKIAFGDHAKKLSISSIKSMIGHAVGAAAAGNFVAAVMAAKENYIPPTINFENPDPECDLDYTPNKGKSLTVNYALVNSIGFGSKNASTIVKKYQE; translated from the coding sequence ATGAGTTTGCCTAATGAGCGCCGAGTTGTCGTCACTGGAATCGGAGTAGTCGCCCCTAATGGTATCGGCAGAGAAGCCTTCTGGCAAGGATTGAAAACCGGTCTCAATTGTGTCGATAATATCAGCTTTTTTGACACCTCCGAACATCCTTCGAAGGTTGCCGCAGAGATTAGAAATTTTAAGGCGGAAAACTATGTTCCGCTGAAAAAGATCAAAAAAATGGACCGTTCCACCCATATGGGGATCGCGGCCGGTTTAGAAGCAATGGCCGATAGCCGGTTACCGATAAACGATAAAACCGCCACCAACATCGGCTGTATTATTGGAACCGGCGCCGGCGGCATGGGTTTTGCGGAACATGAAATGTCGGTCTATTTCAAAGAAGGGCTAAAAAAGGTCAATCCTTACGCGGCAATCTCGGTTTTTTGCGGCGCGATACCGTCAGAAATTGCGATTCAGCTTGGGATCAAAGGCCCAAACATCGCGGTTTCCAACGGCTGTACCAGTTCGAACGACGCGATCGGCCTGGCGTACAACACCGTCAAGGCCGGAACGGTCGATGCTGTTTTAACTGGCGGGGTCGATGCTTGCGTAACGCCGGCAATCGTCGGATCGTTCTGCCGGATAAACGCTCTCTCCACCAAAAGGAACCATGATCCCAAAAAAGCTTCCCGGCCGTTCAACCTTGATCGCGACGGATTTGTCATGAGCGAAGGAGCTTGGCTTTTTGTTTTCGAAGAACTTCAATCGGCGCTGAAAAGAGGCGCCAAGATCTACGCGGAGATGGTTGGCTACGGGTCAACCTGTGACGCTTACCATATGACCGCCCCCGCCCCGGATTCCGAACAAACCGCCCGGGCCATGCAGGTCGCGCTAAAGACCGCCGGACTGGTTCCCGGTAAAATCGATTATATCGTCGCCCATGGCACGTCCACCCCGCTGAACGACAAAAACGAAACCAAGGCAATCAAGATCGCGTTCGGCGATCACGCCAAGAAACTGTCGATCAGCTCGATCAAATCAATGATCGGACACGCGGTTGGCGCCGCGGCGGCGGGAAACTTTGTGGCTGCGGTCATGGCCGCCAAAGAAAACTATATCCCGCCCACCATCAACTTTGAGAATCCGGACCCGGAGTGCGATCTGGACTATACGCCGAACAAAGGAAAAAGTCTGACCGTTAATTACGCGCTGGTGAATTCCATCGGCTTCGGGTCCAAGAACGCATCAACGATAGTAAAAAAATATCAGGAATAA
- a CDS encoding ATP-binding protein translates to MNFVMVSALLATIFNTLLVSVIIAIAIEDQTKRNPTVFSLALYILSLGLWSLCVFGLGIPQNVETAFIWVRVLNLAIISIPILFIQVVIMTVGVTKFDHFYLGAAYAVSAIFLLLSPTAYFTKDLRLFDFGYFSIPGPVFPIWLAFFVILVIGGHIRLIMAYRATHTTTHKKNQIKYILLASFVATLGGISSFPNFIGIKTYPLWTITNAFYALILAYAILKYRLMDLSLAIKKTTAYSLVTTGITFIYLAIILSFELLFREIFNGHYSITTALPAALIIALTFIPLRDYLQNITDQLFFRRTIEYRKVLREVTHALSSVTDLKVLFRLIDQTVIKVMCIKTAAVLLLEDKQDHYLLEKTNGLPKSLDGLALPGTNPLVAYLIETKEQVTIDDIRENFNATQNKEEMEKYAAIAAEMERLSAALAVPSFVKNKLVGILTLGEKLSGEPYTAEDIELIATMASEAGIAIENAKLYRDVIETKDYLNSIIQNTDDAVITLDLDGRVLSWNAGAEKIFGLTPKETLNGYPSFLTEGETRDFVGRILNGETVRAMEIYKKVKNIENYPLLLTCSPIKGGEQIIGLSLILKDISELKKVDETKKEFLSTVSHELRTPLTPIKGYVSLLLQGNIGSLDPKQKEVLETVLKNTNHLHDLIESIIDISRIEAGKPLEIEKEPFFLEKTIKESVDNSAASFSAKGIAFAFNYSDGDLAILGDRKKIIRVMDNLLGNALKFTPKGGEVAVSLQRQDKLVKISISDTGIGLEKSHYYKIFERFYQVDSSYTRATGGIGMGLAIAKEIIEAHNGRIWAESDGIGHGSRFTFTLPLI, encoded by the coding sequence ATGAATTTTGTCATGGTCTCGGCCCTTTTAGCTACCATCTTCAACACGCTGCTGGTTTCCGTAATCATCGCGATCGCGATCGAGGACCAAACCAAACGCAACCCGACTGTTTTTTCACTGGCCCTTTACATCTTAAGTCTTGGCCTATGGAGTTTGTGCGTCTTCGGGCTTGGGATCCCGCAAAACGTCGAGACCGCTTTTATCTGGGTCCGAGTCCTTAATCTCGCTATAATTTCCATTCCAATCCTGTTCATCCAGGTCGTAATTATGACGGTCGGCGTGACAAAATTCGATCATTTTTATTTGGGAGCGGCTTATGCCGTCTCTGCGATCTTTTTGCTTCTTTCTCCAACCGCTTATTTTACCAAGGACTTGCGGTTATTTGATTTTGGCTATTTTTCGATCCCCGGTCCGGTTTTCCCTATCTGGCTGGCCTTTTTTGTGATTCTGGTCATCGGCGGGCATATACGATTGATCATGGCCTATCGGGCCACCCACACCACAACTCACAAAAAAAACCAAATCAAATATATTTTACTGGCTTCGTTTGTTGCTACGCTCGGCGGGATTTCGTCTTTCCCCAATTTTATAGGGATTAAAACATATCCGCTCTGGACGATAACGAACGCTTTTTACGCTCTGATCCTCGCTTATGCCATATTAAAGTACCGCCTGATGGACCTTTCCCTGGCGATCAAAAAGACCACCGCTTATTCGCTCGTCACCACCGGCATCACTTTTATCTACCTGGCGATCATTTTGAGCTTTGAGCTCCTCTTCCGGGAGATCTTTAACGGGCACTATTCGATCACGACCGCCCTCCCCGCCGCCCTGATCATCGCCCTGACCTTTATTCCGTTGCGCGACTATCTTCAGAACATCACCGACCAGCTGTTTTTCCGCCGGACCATCGAATACCGCAAGGTCCTGCGTGAAGTGACCCACGCCCTTTCTTCCGTGACCGACCTAAAGGTCCTCTTCCGCCTGATCGATCAAACCGTCATCAAGGTAATGTGCATCAAGACCGCCGCCGTCCTCCTGCTTGAAGACAAACAAGATCACTATCTGCTGGAAAAGACAAACGGTCTGCCCAAGTCGCTCGACGGGCTGGCCCTGCCGGGGACCAACCCCCTGGTCGCTTATCTAATCGAAACCAAGGAGCAAGTCACGATCGACGACATCAGGGAAAATTTCAACGCGACCCAAAACAAAGAAGAGATGGAAAAATATGCCGCTATTGCCGCGGAAATGGAACGGCTTTCGGCCGCGCTCGCCGTCCCCTCCTTCGTCAAAAACAAACTGGTCGGGATTTTGACCCTCGGAGAAAAACTTTCGGGAGAGCCCTACACGGCGGAAGATATCGAGCTGATCGCGACCATGGCCTCCGAAGCCGGGATCGCCATCGAAAACGCGAAACTTTACCGGGACGTCATCGAGACCAAGGACTATCTCAACTCGATCATCCAAAACACCGACGACGCGGTCATTACCCTTGACCTTGACGGGCGCGTGCTTTCCTGGAACGCCGGGGCCGAAAAGATCTTCGGCTTGACTCCCAAAGAAACGCTTAATGGCTATCCCTCCTTCCTGACCGAAGGCGAAACCCGCGATTTCGTCGGCCGGATCCTGAACGGAGAAACTGTCCGGGCAATGGAGATCTATAAAAAAGTCAAGAACATTGAAAATTACCCTCTTTTATTGACCTGTTCGCCGATCAAAGGAGGCGAGCAGATAATCGGCCTGTCGCTCATTCTTAAGGATATTTCCGAACTCAAGAAAGTCGACGAAACCAAAAAAGAATTTCTTTCGACCGTCAGCCATGAATTGCGGACCCCCCTGACCCCAATCAAGGGTTACGTCTCGCTCCTGTTGCAAGGGAACATCGGCTCGCTCGATCCGAAGCAAAAAGAAGTACTGGAAACAGTGCTGAAGAACACCAATCATCTCCACGATCTGATCGAATCGATCATCGACATTTCGCGCATTGAGGCGGGCAAGCCGTTGGAAATCGAAAAAGAGCCGTTTTTCCTGGAAAAAACGATCAAAGAAAGCGTCGATAATTCGGCCGCGTCCTTCTCCGCCAAGGGGATCGCGTTTGCCTTTAATTATTCCGACGGCGATCTGGCGATCCTCGGCGACCGGAAAAAGATCATCCGGGTCATGGACAACCTGCTGGGAAACGCCCTGAAGTTCACCCCCAAAGGCGGGGAAGTGGCGGTCAGCCTGCAGCGGCAAGACAAGCTGGTCAAGATCTCAATCAGCGATACCGGCATCGGTCTGGAAAAAAGCCATTATTACAAGATCTTCGAACGCTTCTATCAGGTCGACAGCTCTTACACCAGGGCGACCGGCGGGATCGGTATGGGGCTGGCGATCGCCAAAGAAATTATCGAAGCGCATAATGGGCGGATCTGGGCGGAATCGGATGGGATCGGGCACGGTTCGCGGTTTACTTTCACTTTACCGCTAATCTAA